In Thermoanaerobaculia bacterium, the genomic window ATGCTGCGTCACCGGGTCCGGTCCGGGATGACCGGCTGGGCGCAGGTGCACGGATGGCGCGGGAATACGAGCCTCACCAAGCGGATCGAATACGACCTCTTCTACATCGAGAACTGGACGCTCGCGCTCGACGTGCGGATACTCTGGATGACGCTCGTGAAG contains:
- a CDS encoding sugar transferase codes for the protein MLRHRVRSGMTGWAQVHGWRGNTSLTKRIEYDLFYIENWTLALDVRILWMTLVKDLRANAH